One window of Cervus elaphus chromosome 2, mCerEla1.1, whole genome shotgun sequence genomic DNA carries:
- the LOC122705343 gene encoding putative olfactory receptor 8G3 pseudogene: protein MDPGNHSSVTEFILAGLTEKPELQIPLLVFFLGIYVVTVVGNLGMITLIGLSSQLHTPMYYFLSDLSFIDFCHSTVVTPKMLVNFVTEKNIISYPECMTQLYFFIAFIIAECYMLAVMAYDRYVAICNPLFYNVIMTYYRCFQLTVTVYILCLTESAVHTGFMFRLFFCKNKVVNHYFCDVFPLLELSCSSISTNELLALVFSAFNVLIPVLTILASYIFILSSILQIHSNEGRSKAFSTCSSHISAVAVFYGSAAFMYLKPSSVSSMDQGKVSSVFYTCIVPMLNPLIYSLRNKDVKFALKKILDSGKCR, encoded by the coding sequence ATGGACCCTGGAAATCACTCCTCAGTGACTGAGTTCATCCTCGCTGGGCTCACAGAGAAACCAGAGCTCCAGATTCCCCTTCTGGTCTTCTTCCTAGGAATCTATGTGGTCACTGTGGTGGGGAACCTGGGCATGATCACACTGATAGGGCTCAGTTCTCAgctgcacacccccatgtactattTCCTCAGTGATTTGTCCTTTATTGATTTCTGTCATTCCACTGTCGTTACCCCCAAAATGCTAGTGAACTTTGTGACAGAGAAGAATATCATCTCCTATCCTGAATGTATGACTCAGCTCTAtttctttattgcttttattattgcAGAATGTTATATGTTGGCTGTAATGGCATATGACCGCTATGTTGCCATCTGTAACCCTTTGTTTTACAATGTCATCATGACTTATTATAGGTGCTTCCAGCTCACAGTGACAGTTTATATTTTGTGCCTCACTGAATCTGCAGTTCATACAGGCTTTATGTTTAGACTCTTTTTCTGCAAGAACAAGGTGGTTAACCATTATTTCTGTGATGTCTTCCCACTCTTGGAGCTATCCTGTTCTAGCATCTCCACGAATGAATTACTAGCTCTAGTCTTTAGTGCTTTTAATGTCCTGATTCCTGTTTTAACCATCCTTGCTTCCTACATTTTCATCCTCTCTAGCATCCTTCAAATCCACTCCAATGAAGGCAGGTCCAAAGCCTTCAGCACCTGCAGCTCCCATATCTCAGCTGTTGCTGTTTTCTATGGATCTGCAGCATTCATGTACCTGAAGCCTTCATCTGTGAGTTCTATGGACCAAGGGAAAGTATCCTCTGTGTTTTATACCTGCATTGTGCCCATGCTAAACCCTCTGATCTACAGTCTGCGGAATAAGGATGTCAAATTTGCTCTGAAGAAAATTCTGGACAGTGGAAAATGTAGATGA
- the LOC122705354 gene encoding olfactory receptor 8G1-like: MAAANRSSVTEFILAGLTEHPGLQLPLFFLFLGIYVVTVVGNLGMITLIGLSSRLHTPMYYFLSSLSFIDLCQSTVITPKMLMSFVTEKNTISYPACMTQLFFFLVFVISECHMLAVMAYDRYVAICNPLLYNVTMSYQLCSCMVAGVYVMGLTGATAHTGCMLRVLFCKADVINHYLCDLFPLLELSCSSTYINEVVVLCFSAFNILTPILTILSSYTFIISSILHIRSTEGRSKAFSTCSCHISAVAIFFGSAAFMYLQPSSVSSMDQGKVSSVFYTIIVPMLNPLIYSLRNKDVKIAFNKLLEKRSFL, from the coding sequence ATGGCAGCAGCAAATCGCTCCTCAGTGACTGAGTTCATCCTTGCTGGGCTAACAGAGCATCCAGGACTCCAGCtgccccttttcttcctcttcctaggAATCTATGTGGTCACGGTGGTGGGGAACCTCGGCATGATCACACTAATTGGGCTCAGTTCTCGcctgcacacccccatgtactattTCCTCAGCAGCTTGTCCTTCATTGACCTCTGTCAGTCCACTGTCATTACCCCCAAAATGCTGATGAGCTTTGTGACAGAGAAGAATACTATCTCCTACCCAGCATGTATGACTCAACTCTTCTTCTTCCTTGTTTTTGTTATATCAGAATGTCATATGTTGGCTGTAATGGCGTATGACCGCTATGTTGCCATCTGTAACcccttgctttacaatgtcaccATGTCTTACCAGCTCTGTTCTTGCATGGTGGCTGGGGTTTATGTCATGGGCTTGACTGGTGCCACAGCTCACACAGGCTGCATGCTAAGAGTGCTTTTCTGCAAGGCTGATGTGATCAACCACTACCTCTGTGATCTTTTTCCTCTACTGGAGCTCTCCTGCTCCAGTACTTACATCAATGAGGTGGTAGTTTTGTGTTTCAGTGCATTTAATATCCTCACCCCCATCCTGACCATCCTCAGCTCCTACACCTTCATCATCTCCAGCATCCTCCACATTCGTTCCACGGAGGGCAGGTCCAAAGCCTTCAGCACATGCAGCTGCCACATCTCAGCTGTTGCTATTTTCTTTGGATCTGCAGCATTCATGTACCTGCAGCCATCATCTGtcagctccatggaccaagggaaagtgtcctctgtgttttacacCATTATTGTGCCCATGCTAAATCCCCTGATATACAGCCTAAGGAATAAAGATGTCAAAATTGCCTTCAATAAACTCCTTGAAAAAAGAAGTTTCCTGTGA